In [Mycobacterium] stephanolepidis, the genomic window TGTACATCTCCGAATCGGAGCTTTTCGACGGCGATGCCACTGATCTTCGAGAGCTGGGTCTGGACTCGATTCGTTTCGTGCTGTTGATGAAGCAGCTGGGTGTGACCCGAGGTTCGGATCTGCAGAAGCGTTTGGTCTCAGATCTTTCCGTCGCCGGATGGGCGCAGGTGCTGGAGCAGGCGCAGCCGGAGGGCGTCACATGACATTGGCGGTAGATCCTCGAGTCGACCGGCTGTCGTTGAGCAGGTCCCAGCAGAACATGTACAACGGCGCGTCGCAGGCCGATGATCCCCGGTTGTATCTGATCGGGAAGAGCTACCGGCTATACTCCATCGACGCGTCGGTGTTCATGTCCGCGCTGGAGGCGGCAATAGTCGCCAACGCGGTGCAATTGTGTGTTCTGGAACAGGTGCCAAGCGAATCACGCTATCCAGAACTGGTGCGGCGATTGCAGTTCGGCGACATCGTGCAGACGGCTCCGGACACGGACGATGCGACAGCCCAGGCCGCTGACGAGCTTGTCCGCAGATGGTCAACAGCCCTCGAATCCAAGCCACTCGTGCGTTACACCATCCGTACCGGAACGGACGGGCGGGTGGTGGGGCTGGACATCCACGCGCACCACCTCTTGCTCGATGGTGGCGCGATCGGGGTGATAGAGACTGATCTCGGACAGCAGCTAGCGGGCGTTGCGAAATACGAAAGCCATTGTTCAAGAGAATCATTGGCGAAAATTTCCGAGGCACACAGCCGCGAGGCCACCAAGACAGAGGAATCGCTGCGACGTTTCGGCCAGGCAGTTCAGCGTGAACTCGCCGATGCGTCCCACACCGGCGGGTACGGACATGGTGCGAACGATCGCCTCGTCGGGGCGGCCAGAGGTGTTCTGCAAGAGTCGGCCACGCTATCGGGTAAGGCCTTCGAGAAGATCGAAACACTATCCGAGGCCAAGCAGGTGCCGTTGAACATTCTGGTGGCGGCGGCCGCGATCGCGGTGGATGCAAGTCTGCGGCAGAGCACAGCCACCCTGTTGATTCATGCGGTGGACAACAGGTTCGGGGAACCCGATCTGAACGTAGCAACCTGTCTGGTCAACTCGATCGCGCATCCTGTCCGTTTCCCTGCTTTTGCCTCTGTGCAGGATGTCGTGCACGCGCTGGACCGTGACTATGTCAGGGCCTCGCGGCGCCGGTGGCTCCGCGAGGAACAGTATCGCCGAATGTACTTGGCAATCAACAAGACATCACATGTCGAGGCGCTGACCTTCAACTTCATCCGCGAAACATGCGCGCCGGCCCTGCGCCCGTTCCTGTCGGGGACGCCCTACGCAACCGACATCGGCCCGGTGGAAGGCATGACCGTCTCGTGCGTCGTCGACGAGGAACAACGAACGCTCACCCTGTCGATCTGGAACCGCGCGGACCTGGACGACGCGAACACGCCACCGTCATGGATCGCCGAGCGGATCGTGGCGGCGCTGGGATCGATGGAAGCCATGTGGCATTTACCGATTGCCATGACGGTGAACGAGTGGTTCGGGATCGGTGTCGACGGCACACGACGCCGTGGTGATGAGTGTGTGCGGCCCGAGGCGGCCGCGACGCCCGCTTGGTTCCTGGACGCCGACGGTGGTGTGGATCGGTTCCTGCGGAGGCGGCAATTCGTCGAGCCGTGGATCGCCTGGCTGGTCACGGATGGCGTCGTGCCGGGCGACATCGTGGTGTGCGTTGACGACGACACCGACAAGACCATCGACCTTCTGATCGCCTGCCACCTCGCCGGCTGCGGGTACAGCGTGTGTGACAGCGCGAAAGGTATGCCGCTGCGCGCTGATTCCATTGCCGAACATGGTGGTGGCGCCGCGACACATATTGTCGATACCGCAGCACCGATCCCGATGAACCTGGATGGTACGACGCGGCGTCTCGTCGAAGAGCGCACCGAAGCGGTGGTGCGGGACGCCGGCTTGGCGAACAAGACGGCGTACATCATGGCGACCTCCGGGTCGACCGGTCGGCCCAAACTCGTGCCGGTAACACACGGCGCGCTCGCACTGTTTGCCCGCGCGGCCGTGAATGCCTACGGCTGGGAGGCCCGGGACAGCATCCTCCAATGTGCGCCATTGACATCGGATATCAGCGTGGAGGAGATATTCGGTGCAGCGGTTGGCGGATCACAACTAATCCGTTCTGCAGCAATGAAATCCGGTGATTTGGTTGCGCTCGTGCGGGACATTCAGGTGCTGGAACCAACTCTGATCGACCTGCCGACCGCCGTGTGGCACCTGCTCTGCGATGACGCCGAGGCGATGGTCTTGATCGGTGGTTCTGCTCTTCGACAGGTGGTCGTTGGCGGTGAGGCAATCCGTACGAGCGCAGTCGACACGTGGCTGGAGGCTGCCGGCACGCAGGGGATCACACTCGTCTCGAGCTACGGTCCGACCGAAACTACCGTCGTCGTCACGTATCTGCCGATCGACGGTGTGCGGCACGGTGATGGTTCCGAGCGGCTTCGGGTGGGTCTGCCGCTGGTGCCCAACACAGTCTTTGTCGCATTCGGTGAAATCGTGGTGGTCGGAGAAACCGTATCCGCCGGTTACCTCGGGACCCCGGGGGATAGCTTCGGTGTGGTCCTCGACGCTGGCGGAGCATCCCGGAGGGCATTCGCCACCGCCGACCGCGTCGTGTTCGACGAGGACGGATTCCCCACCTTCTCCGGACGCCGCGACGCCATCGTGAAGATTTCCGGGAGGCGGATTGATACCGCTGCGATCGTTCGACGTGTCTGCGAGGAACCCGGAATCGCGGATGTGGGAGTGGGGTTACACGGGGGCGCGCTGGTGGTGTGGTTCCAGGCTCGTAAGGACCTGAACGACAACGAATTGGCCGCGCGAATCAGGAGGCTTCTGGTGGACCTGGGTGTCTCCTCGTTCTTTGTGGTGAGCGTGTCGCGTATTCCACGTAAGCCCAACGGCAAGATCGACGACGACGGCTTGCGGACTATGCCACAGTTTGTGGACGCAGCACCGGACGAGGAAGAGACCATCGCGACAGCCGCGGGTCTCGCAGGAATCTGGAGCAGGCACCTCGGGCGCGAAATCCGGGCGGAGTCGTCGCTCCTCGACGAGGGAATCGGCTCGCTCGACCTGATCAGAATCTTGCCGGACACACGCCGGTATCTCGGCCGTCAGCTATCCATACTCGATGTGATCAGCGCCGACAGCGCCGCCTACCTTGCGGCGGCGGCCGCGGTGGCCGACCAGCTCGGTGCCGCGGACACCGCGACCGAGATCGGCGCAGACCTTGAACGATTGACGGCAACGCCCCGCGTGACAGCGCTGAATGGCAACAACTCCCGGGCCGACGGAGACGGGCCGATCATCGTGTTGGGAGCGTCCGGGATCGTCGGAACCGGTTTCGCGCGCGCCACGCTCGACCTGAAAAGCGATGGCGCGCTGCGTCCGGACGTCGTCTTGGTGACGAGATCGGAGCTCCCCGATTCCGGACCATGGCCAGCCCTCCGGGGTATCGATGGAGTCAGGGTCCGGCATGTCGGTACCGGGTTCGGCCCGCAGGCACTGGACACACTGATGCGCGAGACAGGGGCGCGCACACTGGTCAACTGCATCGGAAACACCAACATGTTGGCCCCCTATCGCGATATCCGGGACGCCAACGTGCAGTGGGTATCTGCCGCCGTAGACATCTGTGCGGCACGCGATGCCCGGTTGATTCACATGTCGACCTTCGTCGTCAACGCGGCGGTGGACGCCGCACGTGTCACCGATCCACGTGAGGCGCTCTATCCCTACGCGGCGTCCAAGGCGCTGGCCGAACTGGTGGTCGCGGCGTCACCGCGCGGGGTTGACTTCACGCTCGCGCGACTGCCAAGAGTTCTTGGGGAGGCCGATCAATTGGCGGGTAGCGCCGATGTGCTGGTGTCGATCGCCGATGCGTGTATTGCCCTGCGGGCCTGTCCCTCTGTCTCGTTGACCGAAGAGGTCACCACCGGGCACGCCGCGGCGATGTCCATCCTTGGTATGGCGGACGAAGTGTCCACGCTTGGCCGGGGCATCACCGTGGTACGCGGCATGCAGGTCCGCTATACCGAGTTCCTCGCGGGGTTCGGCTTCGATGAGCTCGAGCTGCGTGAATGGAAACAACTGCTGGACGATAGTGATTGGGCAAAGCGAAATCCCCGACGCTGGTCGGTGATTGACGCCTGGGCCGGGTTGGGACTGCGGCTTGGCTCGCA contains:
- a CDS encoding acyl carrier protein is translated as MRNRIMAAVCDVLYISESELFDGDATDLRELGLDSIRFVLLMKQLGVTRGSDLQKRLVSDLSVAGWAQVLEQAQPEGVT
- a CDS encoding AMP-binding protein, with the translated sequence MTLAVDPRVDRLSLSRSQQNMYNGASQADDPRLYLIGKSYRLYSIDASVFMSALEAAIVANAVQLCVLEQVPSESRYPELVRRLQFGDIVQTAPDTDDATAQAADELVRRWSTALESKPLVRYTIRTGTDGRVVGLDIHAHHLLLDGGAIGVIETDLGQQLAGVAKYESHCSRESLAKISEAHSREATKTEESLRRFGQAVQRELADASHTGGYGHGANDRLVGAARGVLQESATLSGKAFEKIETLSEAKQVPLNILVAAAAIAVDASLRQSTATLLIHAVDNRFGEPDLNVATCLVNSIAHPVRFPAFASVQDVVHALDRDYVRASRRRWLREEQYRRMYLAINKTSHVEALTFNFIRETCAPALRPFLSGTPYATDIGPVEGMTVSCVVDEEQRTLTLSIWNRADLDDANTPPSWIAERIVAALGSMEAMWHLPIAMTVNEWFGIGVDGTRRRGDECVRPEAAATPAWFLDADGGVDRFLRRRQFVEPWIAWLVTDGVVPGDIVVCVDDDTDKTIDLLIACHLAGCGYSVCDSAKGMPLRADSIAEHGGGAATHIVDTAAPIPMNLDGTTRRLVEERTEAVVRDAGLANKTAYIMATSGSTGRPKLVPVTHGALALFARAAVNAYGWEARDSILQCAPLTSDISVEEIFGAAVGGSQLIRSAAMKSGDLVALVRDIQVLEPTLIDLPTAVWHLLCDDAEAMVLIGGSALRQVVVGGEAIRTSAVDTWLEAAGTQGITLVSSYGPTETTVVVTYLPIDGVRHGDGSERLRVGLPLVPNTVFVAFGEIVVVGETVSAGYLGTPGDSFGVVLDAGGASRRAFATADRVVFDEDGFPTFSGRRDAIVKISGRRIDTAAIVRRVCEEPGIADVGVGLHGGALVVWFQARKDLNDNELAARIRRLLVDLGVSSFFVVSVSRIPRKPNGKIDDDGLRTMPQFVDAAPDEEETIATAAGLAGIWSRHLGREIRAESSLLDEGIGSLDLIRILPDTRRYLGRQLSILDVISADSAAYLAAAAAVADQLGAADTATEIGADLERLTATPRVTALNGNNSRADGDGPIIVLGASGIVGTGFARATLDLKSDGALRPDVVLVTRSELPDSGPWPALRGIDGVRVRHVGTGFGPQALDTLMRETGARTLVNCIGNTNMLAPYRDIRDANVQWVSAAVDICAARDARLIHMSTFVVNAAVDAARVTDPREALYPYAASKALAELVVAASPRGVDFTLARLPRVLGEADQLAGSADVLVSIADACIALRACPSVSLTEEVTTGHAAAMSILGMADEVSTLGRGITVVRGMQVRYTEFLAGFGFDELELREWKQLLDDSDWAKRNPRRWSVIDAWAGLGLRLGSQTYADHLAGYPTISLDAAVSELDAVPESIRDLLVRGCSQ